One window of the Camelina sativa cultivar DH55 chromosome 1, Cs, whole genome shotgun sequence genome contains the following:
- the LOC104699523 gene encoding uncharacterized protein LOC104699523 has protein sequence MTIEDFVSQPRRELIPKLHPNYIGDATCNSINRMMYGLLKEPYETYSSMPRKSTNQGSNLWIRKCGKKTSYFFITIYDRDPELVRALQEKDDRIEALEKMMEKENEMNKLRDEELASFMVEMRLKFPVNSSS, from the exons ATGACCATTGAGGATTTTGTTTCTCAACCTAGACGAGAACTTATCCCAAAACTCCATCCCAACTACATCGGAGATGCTACATG CAATTCTATAAACCGGATGATGTATGGACTCCTCAAAGAACCATATGAAACATACTCGTCAATGCCAA GAAAATCCACAAACCAAGGGTCGAATCTTTGGATTAGGAAATGTGGCAAAAAGACTTCGTACTTCTTCATCACAATATATGATCGTGATCCTGAACTTGTTCGCGCCCTCCAAGAAAAAGATGACCGTATCGAAGCTCTTGAGAAGATGATGGAAAAAGAGAATGAGATGAACAAGCTGAGAGATGAGGAGCTTGCATCGTTCATGGTAGAGATGCGATTAAAGTTCCCCGTGAATTCAAGTTCTTAG